Proteins co-encoded in one Enterobacter sp. R4-368 genomic window:
- a CDS encoding PadR family transcriptional regulator, which translates to MRHHHVNTDREHHHGHGSRRQRFFGHGELRLVILHLLSQNASHGYELIKAIEALTQGNYTPSPGVIYPTLDALQAQQLITVSDEENGRRIIAITPQGTEWLAENAPSLAQIEERIKARNVGYQLRKNPQMKRALENFKAVLDLRVNQGEVSATQLKQIIGIIDRAALEISQLD; encoded by the coding sequence ATGCGTCATCATCACGTCAATACCGACAGGGAGCACCACCACGGACACGGCAGCCGACGCCAGCGCTTTTTCGGTCACGGCGAATTACGTCTGGTGATCCTGCATTTGCTCAGCCAAAACGCCAGCCACGGCTATGAGCTGATCAAAGCCATTGAAGCGCTGACGCAGGGCAACTACACACCCAGCCCTGGTGTGATTTATCCCACTCTGGATGCTCTGCAAGCGCAGCAGTTAATTACCGTTAGCGATGAAGAAAACGGACGCCGAATAATCGCCATTACGCCGCAGGGCACGGAGTGGCTGGCGGAAAATGCGCCATCGCTGGCACAGATTGAAGAGCGGATTAAAGCACGCAACGTTGGCTATCAACTGCGCAAAAACCCACAGATGAAACGGGCGCTGGAGAACTTTAAAGCGGTACTGGATTTACGGGTGAATCAGGGGGAAGTCAGCGCCACGCAGCTTAAACAGATAATCGGCATTATCGACCGCGCAGCGCTGGAGATTTCACAACTCGATTAA
- a CDS encoding siderophore-interacting protein — protein MMTTHSQRYPQRVRNELRFRELTVLRVERPGAGFQRIVLGGEQLDGFTSRGFDDHSKVFFPQPGTPFVPPVVTDEGIVWGDGPRPASRDYTPLYDASRHELALDFYIHDGGVASRWAMQAQVGDKLTIGGPRGSLVVPEDYAWQLYVCDESGMPALRRRLEALSQLAARPQVTAVVSIADVAYQDYFADINGFDIQWVAGHHPQAVADKLAAISVPENDYFIWLTGEGEVVKSLMDRFESANIDQQLVRAQAYWHKK, from the coding sequence ATTATGACAACCCACTCTCAACGCTATCCCCAGCGCGTGCGCAATGAGCTGCGCTTTCGCGAGTTAACTGTTTTGCGCGTCGAACGCCCAGGTGCGGGCTTCCAGCGCATTGTGCTCGGCGGCGAGCAACTGGATGGCTTCACCTCCCGCGGCTTTGACGATCACAGTAAAGTCTTCTTCCCGCAGCCGGGTACGCCCTTTGTACCGCCAGTCGTGACCGATGAAGGTATCGTCTGGGGCGATGGCCCGCGCCCGGCTTCCCGCGACTATACGCCGCTGTACGATGCCAGCCGCCACGAACTGGCACTGGATTTCTATATTCACGACGGCGGCGTAGCGAGTCGCTGGGCGATGCAGGCGCAGGTGGGCGATAAATTGACTATTGGCGGGCCACGCGGTTCGCTGGTGGTGCCGGAAGATTACGCCTGGCAGTTATATGTGTGCGATGAATCCGGTATGCCGGCGCTGCGCCGCCGTCTTGAAGCGCTCAGCCAGCTTGCTGCACGCCCGCAGGTCACAGCGGTGGTGAGCATTGCGGATGTTGCTTATCAAGATTATTTCGCGGATATAAACGGCTTTGATATTCAGTGGGTGGCGGGGCATCACCCGCAGGCCGTTGCCGACAAACTGGCGGCGATAAGCGTGCCGGAAAACGACTATTTTATCTGGCTGACCGGGGAAGGGGAGGTAGTGAAATCGCTGATGGATCGCTTTGAATCTGCCAACATCGATCAACAACTGGTGCGTGCGCAAGCCTACTGGCACAAGAAATAA
- the lsrK gene encoding autoinducer-2 kinase, with protein sequence MSYLLALDAGTGSIRAVIFDLSGRQIAVGQAEWKHLSVENVPGSMEFDLNTNWQLACQCIRQALKTAGLSGADIQSVACCSMREGIVLYNNNGDAIWACANVDSRASHEVAELKEIHDWQFEAEVYSVSGQTLALSAMPRLLWLAHHRPDIYRDTATITMISDWLASRLSGWLAVDPSNAGTTGMLDLFTRDWRPDLLDMAGLRPDLLSPVKETGSLLGEVTHQAAQECGLREGTPVVMGGGDVQLGSLGLGVVRAGQTAVLGGTFWQQVVNLPQVRTDPEMNIRVNPHVIPGMVQAESISFFTGLTMRWFRDAFCAEEKLIAERMGIDAYTLLEEMAGRVPAGSWGVMPIFSDAMHFKQWYHAAPSFINLSIDPEKCNKATLFRALEENAAIVSACNLAQISRFSGVQFDSLVFAGGGAKGALWSQILSDVTGLPVRVPEVKEATALGCAIAAGVGAGLYDDMAATGERLVRWSREFTPNPEHRELYDTMMLKWQKIYAEQLGLVDSGLTTSLWQAPGLTTGA encoded by the coding sequence ATGAGTTACCTTTTAGCGTTAGATGCAGGGACTGGCAGCATTCGGGCAGTGATCTTCGACTTAAGCGGGCGGCAAATTGCCGTCGGCCAGGCCGAGTGGAAACACCTCAGCGTGGAAAACGTCCCCGGCTCAATGGAGTTCGACCTCAACACCAACTGGCAACTGGCCTGCCAGTGCATCCGCCAGGCGCTGAAAACCGCCGGTCTGAGCGGCGCGGATATCCAGTCAGTCGCCTGCTGCTCCATGCGCGAAGGCATTGTGCTGTATAACAATAATGGCGACGCCATCTGGGCGTGCGCCAACGTGGATTCCCGCGCCAGCCATGAAGTCGCCGAGTTAAAAGAGATCCATGACTGGCAGTTTGAAGCCGAAGTCTACAGCGTTTCCGGGCAGACGCTGGCGCTCAGCGCCATGCCGCGTCTGCTGTGGCTGGCGCATCATCGCCCCGACATTTACCGCGATACCGCCACCATCACCATGATCAGCGACTGGCTGGCCTCGCGCCTCTCCGGCTGGTTAGCGGTGGATCCTTCCAATGCCGGCACCACCGGTATGCTCGATCTTTTCACGCGCGACTGGCGGCCCGACTTACTGGATATGGCCGGGTTACGCCCGGATCTGTTATCACCGGTGAAAGAGACCGGCAGCCTGTTGGGCGAAGTCACTCACCAGGCGGCGCAAGAGTGCGGTCTGCGCGAAGGCACGCCGGTAGTGATGGGCGGCGGTGATGTACAGCTCGGCAGCCTTGGCCTTGGCGTGGTGCGCGCCGGACAAACCGCCGTGCTCGGCGGTACATTCTGGCAGCAAGTGGTGAACCTGCCGCAAGTGCGCACTGACCCGGAAATGAATATCCGCGTCAATCCGCATGTCATTCCAGGCATGGTGCAAGCGGAGTCGATAAGCTTTTTCACCGGCCTGACCATGCGCTGGTTCCGCGACGCGTTTTGCGCCGAAGAAAAGTTGATTGCCGAGCGGATGGGCATTGACGCCTACACCTTACTGGAAGAGATGGCAGGCCGGGTACCGGCGGGTTCATGGGGCGTAATGCCCATTTTCTCCGACGCCATGCACTTCAAGCAGTGGTATCACGCCGCACCGTCGTTTATTAACCTCTCCATCGACCCGGAAAAATGCAACAAAGCCACGCTGTTCCGCGCGCTGGAAGAGAACGCCGCCATTGTTTCCGCCTGCAATCTGGCGCAGATTTCACGCTTTTCCGGCGTGCAGTTCGACAGCCTGGTCTTCGCCGGTGGCGGTGCGAAAGGCGCGCTGTGGAGCCAGATTTTAAGCGATGTCACGGGCCTGCCGGTACGCGTGCCGGAAGTGAAAGAGGCCACCGCGCTGGGCTGTGCCATCGCCGCGGGTGTGGGTGCCGGGTTGTATGACGACATGGCAGCCACCGGCGAGCGGCTGGTGCGCTGGAGCCGGGAATTTACGCCGAACCCGGAACATCGCGAGCTGTACGACACCATGATGCTGAAGTGGCAGAAAATCTACGCAGAACAACTCGGCCTCGTCGACAGCGGTTTAACCACATCCCTGTGGCAGGCACCCGGCCTGACAACCGGCGCCTGA
- the lsrG gene encoding (4S)-4-hydroxy-5-phosphonooxypentane-2,3-dione isomerase, translated as MNVTLVEINIKPDRVDEFLQVFRANHEGAIREPGNLRFDVLQDPKVKTRFFIYEAYQDDAAVQAHKETPHYLACVEKLEELMSEPRKKRSFIGLLPK; from the coding sequence ATGAATGTGACGCTGGTGGAAATCAATATCAAACCGGACAGAGTAGATGAGTTTTTACAGGTCTTTCGTGCCAATCACGAAGGCGCTATCCGCGAGCCGGGGAATCTGCGTTTTGATGTATTACAGGATCCGAAAGTGAAAACCCGCTTTTTTATTTATGAAGCGTATCAGGATGACGCCGCGGTCCAGGCGCACAAGGAGACACCGCACTACCTGGCGTGCGTGGAGAAGCTGGAAGAACTGATGTCGGAGCCGCGCAAAAAACGCAGCTTTATTGGTTTACTGCCGAAGTAA
- a CDS encoding DNA repair ATPase — protein sequence MNKPIKRLEIIKYAIELEDDGIILSQLPLLKNEVTDPELAFIVHALEEKNYSEAMRAITVWLQNQRSVVSWQDPQVAASKLELKALEEQMRELIDKRNARIQLLDEFNDLYLTRLGPLMSQILRLRKTLAEAAVRRQEAEARRREADYLRCQKYLSQAVDVLVTLTQRWQSMPPHSLQAAEARKHLQQQSELIASLLAEAQELERGLTREEEPTRQARDEARQEYESYQEQQHDAEKRFSFEQKMSEDERHELKRLWRQASKLCHPDLVDNELKNDAHSMMVQLNQARQRGDLSAIRSILTRLQKGLEPLMASDRLNDLQRLRQRIVEVKQHIASLIEELATLEKEESWQLISTLGDRETYFRQQEKALAEIRQTLEQQVSEAEYDEVA from the coding sequence CTCAAAAATGAAGTTACGGACCCGGAGTTAGCGTTTATCGTTCACGCACTTGAAGAGAAAAATTACAGCGAAGCGATGCGCGCCATCACCGTCTGGCTGCAAAACCAGCGCTCAGTGGTCAGCTGGCAGGATCCGCAAGTGGCCGCCAGCAAGCTGGAACTGAAAGCGCTGGAAGAGCAAATGCGCGAACTCATTGATAAACGTAATGCGCGTATCCAGTTGCTGGATGAATTCAACGATCTCTACTTAACTCGCCTTGGGCCACTGATGTCGCAAATTTTGCGGCTGCGTAAAACGCTGGCCGAAGCGGCGGTGCGCCGCCAGGAAGCGGAAGCGCGCCGTCGCGAGGCGGATTATCTGCGCTGCCAGAAATACCTGTCGCAAGCCGTGGACGTTTTAGTGACCTTGACGCAACGCTGGCAGAGCATGCCACCGCACTCATTACAGGCGGCGGAAGCGCGCAAGCATCTGCAACAACAAAGCGAGCTGATTGCCTCGCTGCTCGCCGAAGCGCAGGAACTGGAGCGCGGCCTCACGCGGGAGGAAGAGCCCACGCGCCAGGCGCGCGACGAAGCGCGTCAGGAGTATGAAAGCTACCAGGAGCAGCAGCACGACGCGGAAAAACGCTTTAGCTTCGAGCAGAAGATGAGCGAAGACGAACGTCATGAGCTAAAACGCCTGTGGCGCCAGGCCAGTAAGCTCTGCCACCCGGACCTGGTGGATAATGAACTGAAAAACGACGCTCACAGCATGATGGTGCAGCTTAACCAGGCGCGCCAGCGTGGCGATCTGAGCGCCATCCGCTCGATTTTGACCCGTCTGCAAAAAGGGCTGGAGCCATTAATGGCGAGCGATCGTCTCAACGATCTGCAGCGTCTGCGCCAGCGCATTGTTGAAGTCAAACAGCATATTGCCAGCCTGATTGAAGAGCTGGCGACGCTGGAAAAAGAGGAATCCTGGCAGTTGATCTCCACGCTTGGCGACAGGGAAACCTACTTCCGCCAGCAGGAGAAAGCGCTGGCCGAGATCCGCCAGACGCTGGAGCAGCAGGTCAGCGAAGCCGAGTACGACGAAGTGGCCTGA
- a CDS encoding PAS domain-containing methyl-accepting chemotaxis protein: MSSPPYVSQQRFMLEDDTTLMSTTDQQSYITHANDAFIHASGYSHSELLGQPHNLVRHPDMPKAAFADMWYTLKQGEPWSGIVKNRRKNGDHYWVRANAVPMVRNGKVTGYMSIRTEAKDEEIAAVEPLYKALNEGRCNKRVYKGLVISKHWWGKLAGMPLRWRARSVMTLLWAAQFAGLWFTDAGGLALAVSTLAMLLGCLAFEWQIVRPAENVARQALSVATGERNSVQPLNRSDELGLTLRAIGQLGLMCRWLINDVSTQVHSVRSGSETLAKGNEDLNERTRQTVVNVQQTVATMSQMAASVQNNSQTASAADELSSSASSAATHGGKAMETVVKTMDEIADSTGRIGSITKLINDIAFQTNILALNAAVEAARAGEQGKGFAVVAGEVRHLASRSASAANDIRKLIDASASKVQSGYDQVHAAGRTMEDIVNQVQNVTALIGQISQSTSEQATGLSELTRAVAELDAITQKNAGLVEESAAVSAMVKHRAARLQDAVAVLH, encoded by the coding sequence ATGTCTTCTCCTCCTTATGTCAGCCAACAGCGCTTTATGCTGGAGGATGACACCACGCTGATGTCGACAACTGACCAGCAAAGTTACATCACCCACGCCAACGACGCGTTTATCCATGCCAGTGGCTACTCCCACAGCGAGTTGCTCGGCCAGCCCCACAATCTTGTTCGCCACCCGGATATGCCAAAAGCGGCTTTTGCCGATATGTGGTACACCCTGAAACAGGGCGAGCCGTGGAGCGGCATCGTCAAAAACCGGCGTAAAAATGGCGATCATTACTGGGTGCGAGCCAATGCTGTGCCGATGGTGCGCAACGGCAAAGTCACCGGCTACATGTCGATTCGCACCGAGGCGAAAGATGAGGAGATCGCCGCCGTTGAACCGCTGTACAAAGCGTTAAATGAAGGGCGCTGCAACAAACGTGTCTATAAAGGCCTGGTCATTAGCAAGCACTGGTGGGGAAAACTGGCGGGCATGCCGCTACGCTGGCGTGCGCGCAGCGTCATGACGTTGTTGTGGGCTGCGCAATTTGCTGGATTATGGTTCACCGATGCAGGCGGCCTGGCGCTGGCGGTGAGCACGCTGGCGATGTTGCTGGGCTGCCTGGCATTTGAGTGGCAAATCGTTCGCCCGGCGGAAAACGTGGCGCGTCAGGCGCTGAGTGTGGCCACCGGGGAACGCAATAGCGTGCAACCGTTGAACCGCAGCGATGAGTTGGGGCTGACATTGCGGGCGATCGGGCAACTGGGGCTGATGTGCCGTTGGTTGATCAATGACGTTTCAACCCAGGTTCACAGTGTGCGTAGCGGCAGTGAAACGCTGGCGAAAGGTAATGAAGATCTTAATGAACGCACGCGCCAGACGGTGGTGAATGTGCAGCAGACGGTTGCCACCATGAGCCAGATGGCGGCATCGGTACAAAACAACTCGCAAACAGCATCGGCGGCAGACGAGCTCTCCAGCTCCGCCAGTAGCGCCGCCACGCACGGCGGTAAGGCGATGGAGACGGTGGTGAAAACCATGGACGAGATTGCCGATAGCACCGGGCGTATCGGCTCTATTACCAAGCTGATTAATGACATCGCTTTCCAGACCAATATCCTGGCGCTGAATGCCGCGGTAGAAGCGGCCAGGGCAGGCGAGCAGGGCAAAGGGTTTGCGGTCGTGGCGGGTGAAGTTCGCCACCTGGCGAGCCGCAGCGCCAGCGCGGCGAATGATATTCGTAAGCTGATCGACGCCAGTGCCAGTAAAGTGCAGTCTGGTTATGACCAGGTGCATGCCGCAGGCCGCACGATGGAAGATATTGTTAATCAGGTACAAAACGTCACTGCGCTGATCGGCCAGATTAGCCAGTCGACATCGGAGCAGGCTACCGGGCTTTCTGAACTGACGCGCGCAGTGGCGGAACTGGATGCCATCACGCAGAAAAACGCTGGTTTGGTAGAGGAGAGCGCGGCGGTTTCGGCAATGGTTAAACATCGCGCCGCCCGCCTGCAGGATGCCGTCGCCGTTTTGCACTAA
- a CDS encoding methyl-accepting chemotaxis protein, whose translation MFLHDVKIGTKLFLAFGFFIALMVVSSCLSLFSLNRANNGMQEIVHEDYPTTVKANQLIDNFQTFVSTQQLMLLDSDGKWTGESQKQLAEISSHITALLEDLSKNLRDDKSQKILADIRTVRQQYLDSRFRILDAVKNNDRAGAIQEMMTKTINIQNAYKERVLALIAIQDGQMRAAGEQVQNDFSSNRLMLILLAIASIGMGSLIGWYIVRMITRPLSEAVAFAEAIADGDLTRTIDSRHRDETGVLLRALMEMKNRLVEIVHQVQNGSESISSAAAQIVAGNQDLAARTEEQASSVEQTAASMEQITATVKNTADHTSEATHLSADAATVVKNNGEMMKQVTEKMRVINDTSNRMSDIINLIDAIAFQTNILALNAAVEAARAGEHGRGFAVVAGEVRQLAQKSASSANDIRHLIESSTSQTREGMALVEKASALINGMVSNVEEMDVILREIGQASREQTDGISQINSAIGLIDSTTQQNSSLVEESVAAAAALNDQALHLRELVQVFRLRDVPQAV comes from the coding sequence ATGTTTTTACATGATGTAAAAATCGGCACGAAATTATTTCTGGCGTTCGGCTTTTTTATTGCGTTAATGGTAGTGAGTTCCTGTCTGTCTCTCTTCAGCCTGAACCGCGCGAATAACGGAATGCAAGAGATTGTGCATGAGGATTACCCAACCACGGTAAAAGCGAATCAGCTTATTGATAATTTCCAGACCTTTGTCAGCACCCAGCAACTGATGCTGCTGGATAGCGACGGCAAATGGACCGGTGAGTCGCAAAAGCAGCTTGCTGAGATAAGCTCCCACATTACCGCTCTGCTGGAGGATTTATCTAAAAACCTGCGTGATGATAAATCGCAGAAAATCCTCGCCGACATCCGCACCGTGCGCCAGCAGTACCTCGACTCACGTTTCCGCATTCTCGATGCCGTTAAAAATAACGACCGCGCGGGTGCGATTCAGGAGATGATGACCAAAACCATTAACATCCAGAATGCTTATAAAGAGCGGGTGCTGGCGCTGATCGCCATTCAGGATGGGCAAATGCGTGCGGCGGGCGAGCAGGTGCAGAACGATTTCAGTTCTAACCGCCTGATGCTGATTCTGCTGGCGATTGCTAGCATCGGCATGGGCAGCCTGATTGGCTGGTATATCGTACGGATGATCACGCGCCCGCTGAGTGAGGCGGTTGCCTTTGCTGAAGCGATTGCCGATGGCGATTTGACGCGTACCATCGATTCTCGCCACCGCGATGAAACCGGCGTACTGCTGCGTGCGCTGATGGAGATGAAAAACCGTCTTGTTGAGATCGTTCATCAGGTGCAAAACGGCTCAGAGAGTATTTCCAGCGCGGCGGCGCAGATTGTGGCCGGTAACCAGGATCTGGCGGCGCGTACCGAAGAGCAGGCCAGCTCCGTCGAGCAGACGGCGGCGTCCATGGAGCAGATCACCGCGACGGTGAAAAACACCGCCGATCACACCTCCGAAGCGACCCACCTTTCTGCCGATGCGGCGACGGTCGTGAAGAACAACGGCGAGATGATGAAGCAGGTCACCGAGAAGATGCGCGTGATTAACGACACGTCCAATCGTATGTCCGACATTATCAACCTGATTGACGCAATTGCCTTCCAGACAAACATTCTGGCGCTGAACGCGGCGGTCGAAGCGGCGCGCGCCGGTGAACACGGTCGTGGTTTTGCGGTTGTGGCGGGTGAAGTTCGTCAGTTAGCCCAGAAGAGCGCTTCCTCTGCCAACGATATTCGCCATCTGATTGAAAGCTCTACCAGCCAGACTCGTGAAGGCATGGCGCTGGTCGAAAAAGCCAGTGCGCTGATTAACGGTATGGTCAGTAATGTGGAAGAGATGGATGTTATCCTGCGCGAAATTGGTCAGGCGAGCCGCGAGCAGACCGATGGTATTTCGCAGATTAACAGCGCGATTGGCCTGATTGACTCCACCACCCAGCAGAACTCCAGCCTGGTGGAAGAGTCGGTAGCAGCAGCAGCGGCGCTGAACGATCAGGCGTTACATCTGCGCGAGCTGGTGCAGGTGTTCCGCCTGCGCGACGTGCCACAGGCAGTTTAA
- the lsrF gene encoding 3-hydroxy-5-phosphonooxypentane-2,4-dione thiolase, translated as MADVDDIKDGKDFGLGTAQQNVPFTLKGCGALDWGMQSRLARIFNPQSNRTVMLAFDHGYFQGPTTGLERIDLSIAPLFAQTDVLMCTRGILRSVVPPATNKPVVLRASGGNSILAELSNECVAVAMEDALRLNVCAVAAQIYIGSEHEHQSINNIIKLVDAGNRYGVPTMAVTGVGKEMTRDARYFSLASRIAAEMGAQFVKTYFVEEGFEKVTASCPVPIVIAGGKKLPEQEALEMCFRAIDQGASGVDMGRNIFQSSAPLAMLKAVKKVVHEHMHAREAYQFWLEEKQGEQP; from the coding sequence ATGGCGGATGTAGATGACATCAAAGATGGCAAAGACTTTGGCCTGGGCACCGCGCAGCAAAATGTGCCTTTCACCCTGAAGGGCTGCGGTGCGCTGGACTGGGGCATGCAATCGCGGCTGGCAAGGATCTTTAACCCACAGAGTAACCGCACGGTGATGCTGGCCTTCGATCACGGCTATTTTCAGGGACCGACGACCGGGCTTGAGCGTATTGATCTATCGATTGCGCCGCTGTTCGCGCAAACCGATGTGCTGATGTGTACGCGTGGCATTTTGCGCAGTGTGGTGCCGCCCGCCACCAATAAACCGGTGGTGCTGCGCGCCTCTGGCGGCAACTCAATCCTCGCAGAACTTTCTAACGAATGCGTTGCGGTGGCGATGGAAGACGCGCTGCGGCTCAACGTCTGTGCGGTGGCGGCGCAAATCTACATCGGCAGTGAGCATGAACACCAGTCGATTAATAACATCATCAAGCTGGTGGACGCGGGCAACCGCTACGGTGTGCCAACGATGGCAGTGACCGGAGTGGGTAAAGAGATGACGCGCGATGCGCGTTATTTTTCGCTGGCCAGCCGTATCGCCGCCGAAATGGGCGCGCAGTTTGTGAAAACCTACTTTGTGGAAGAGGGGTTCGAAAAGGTCACCGCCAGTTGCCCGGTGCCGATCGTGATTGCTGGCGGGAAAAAGTTACCCGAGCAGGAGGCGCTGGAGATGTGCTTCCGCGCCATTGATCAGGGCGCGTCGGGCGTGGATATGGGGCGCAACATTTTCCAGTCCAGCGCGCCGCTCGCCATGCTCAAGGCGGTGAAAAAAGTGGTACACGAGCACATGCACGCCCGTGAGGCGTACCAGTTCTGGCTGGAGGAAAAACAAGGAGAGCAACCATGA
- the ygjG gene encoding putrescine aminotransferase translates to MNRLPSSASALACSAHALNLIEKRTLNHEEMKALNREVVDYFKEHVNPGFLEYRKSVTAGGDYGAVEWQAGSLNTLVDTQGQEFLDCLGGFGIFNVGHRNPVVVSAVQNQLAKQPLHSQELLDPLRAMLAKTLAALTPGKLKYSFFSNSGTESVEAALKLAKAYQSPRGKFTFVATSGAFHGKSLGALSATAKSTFRKPFMPLLPGFRHVPFGDIDAMRTLLSECRKTGDDVAAVILEPIQGEGGVILPPAGYLPAVRKLCDEFGALLIFDEVQTGMGRTGKMFACEHENVQPDILCLAKALGGGVMPIGATVATEEVFSVLFDNPFLHTTTFGGNPLACAAALATINVLLEENLPAQAEQKGDMLLDGFRALVRQYPDLVQDARGRGMLMAIEFVDNETGYNFASEMFRQRVLVAGTLNNAKTIRIEPPLTLTIEQCEQVLKAAANALAALRVSEELA, encoded by the coding sequence TTGAACAGGTTACCTTCCAGCGCATCGGCATTAGCGTGCAGCGCTCACGCACTGAATCTCATTGAAAAGCGAACGCTCAACCATGAGGAGATGAAAGCATTAAACCGAGAGGTGGTGGATTACTTTAAAGAGCATGTCAATCCGGGGTTTTTAGAGTATCGAAAATCTGTTACCGCCGGCGGGGATTACGGAGCCGTAGAGTGGCAAGCTGGCAGTTTGAACACGCTTGTCGACACCCAGGGGCAGGAGTTTTTAGATTGTCTGGGTGGGTTTGGAATTTTCAATGTGGGGCACCGTAATCCAGTTGTGGTTTCCGCCGTACAGAATCAACTCGCAAAACAACCTCTGCATAGCCAGGAATTGCTCGACCCGTTACGCGCCATGCTGGCGAAAACACTGGCGGCACTGACGCCTGGCAAACTGAAATACAGCTTCTTTAGCAACAGCGGCACGGAGTCCGTCGAAGCGGCGCTAAAACTGGCGAAAGCCTACCAGTCACCGCGCGGTAAATTCACCTTTGTCGCCACCAGCGGCGCGTTCCACGGTAAATCGCTGGGCGCGTTGTCGGCAACGGCAAAATCGACCTTCCGCAAACCGTTTATGCCGCTGCTGCCGGGCTTTCGTCATGTACCGTTTGGCGACATCGACGCGATGCGTACGCTGCTTAGCGAATGCCGGAAAACCGGTGATGATGTCGCCGCCGTGATCCTGGAGCCGATCCAGGGGGAAGGTGGCGTGATCTTACCACCAGCCGGTTATCTGCCAGCGGTACGCAAGCTGTGCGATGAGTTTGGCGCGCTGCTGATTTTTGACGAAGTGCAAACCGGCATGGGGCGTACGGGCAAAATGTTCGCCTGCGAACACGAAAACGTGCAGCCAGACATCTTGTGCCTGGCGAAAGCGCTGGGCGGCGGCGTGATGCCGATTGGCGCGACTGTCGCTACCGAAGAGGTGTTCTCGGTGCTGTTTGATAACCCATTCCTGCACACCACCACCTTTGGCGGCAACCCGCTGGCTTGTGCGGCCGCGCTGGCGACCATCAATGTGCTGCTGGAAGAGAACCTGCCCGCTCAGGCGGAGCAGAAAGGCGACATGTTGCTGGACGGTTTCCGCGCGCTGGTGCGTCAATATCCGGATCTGGTGCAGGATGCGCGTGGTCGCGGGATGCTGATGGCAATTGAGTTTGTCGATAACGAAACGGGCTACAACTTTGCCAGTGAGATGTTCCGCCAGCGTGTGCTGGTTGCCGGAACGCTCAATAACGCGAAAACCATTCGTATCGAACCGCCGCTGACGCTGACGATTGAACAGTGTGAGCAGGTGCTAAAAGCAGCAGCTAATGCGCTGGCGGCCCTGCGTGTTTCTGAAGAACTGGCGTAA